The Lycium barbarum isolate Lr01 chromosome 10, ASM1917538v2, whole genome shotgun sequence genome includes a region encoding these proteins:
- the LOC132613130 gene encoding uncharacterized protein LOC132613130, producing MKSQNSALKNLEIQLSQLTTLYQKIFKVSYQVTRKKIHRSTLRSSKNLDEQYTNGHEKNQPDQKVDEGKNVETPSKQLDEKEEKIIEKITLFPEAIPFPQNTKREKLDNQFAKFLDILKQIHINILFADALLQMPSYAKFLKEILSSKRNLEDVSVVVLTKKYSVILQNKLPQKLGDPDQSTKKPKGIIENVLARVDKFIFPVDFLVLEMEDCLEEPIILGRPILAIGRAIIDVHQGQLILTVDEEKVIFDMQKMLRFSGDETSSSCITIDMISDLADEFKNDKLILDSMERCLVKSGTP from the exons ATGAAAAGTCAAAATTCAGCTTTAAAGAATCTGGAAATTCAGTTAAGTCAACTCACAACTTTGTATCAGAAAATATTCAAGGTCTCATACCAAGTAACACGGAAAAAAATCCATAGGAGCACCTTAAGGTCAAGTAAGAACCTTGATGAGCAATATACAAATGGACATGAAAAGAATCAGCCAGATCAAAAGGTAGACGAAGGTAAGAATGTTGAAACACCCTCTAAACAGTTagatgaaaaagaagaaaaaataattgAAAAGATTACTCTTTTTCCCGAGGCAATTCCTTTTCCACAAAACACGAAAAGAGAGAAGCTTGATAATCAATTTGCAAAGTTTTTGGATATTTTAAAGCAaattcacattaatattcttttcgCTGATGCTTTATTACAAATGCCTTCGTATGCCAAGTTTCTAAAAGAAATTTTATCAAGCAAAAGGAATTTGGAAGACGTTTCTGTGGTAGTACTTACTAAAAAATACAGTGTTATACTTCAAAATAAGCTGCCACAAAAGCTTGGAGACCCAG ATCAAAGTACTAAGAAACCTAAGGGAATCATTGAAAATGTTCTTGCAAGAGTAGATAAATTTATTTTCCCTGTAGATTTTTTAGTACTTGAAATGGAGGATTGTCTTGAAGAACCAATAATTTTGGGTAGACCAATTCTTGCTATAGGTAGAGCCATAATAGATGTCCATCAAGGACAACTAATCTTAACAGTTGATGAAGAAAAAGTCATTTTTGATATGCAAAAGATGCTAAGATTTTCAGGAGATGAGACATCATCTTCATGCATTACAATTGACATGATTAG